One window of Desulfobacca acetoxidans DSM 11109 genomic DNA carries:
- the ilvA gene encoding threonine ammonia-lyase, whose product MISLSDIQAAQERLSGLIIRTPLVFSQTLSRMYGVRVFLKLENLQTTGSFKLRGSLNKIKLLPNASRTTGVVAASAGNHAQGVAYAASLAGIPATVVMPQWASLSKQLATEGYGGLVLRHGQDLTEALAKAQELADTGLTFIHPYDDPQIIAGQGTLGLEIMADLPEVETILIPVGGGGLAAGVALALKSIKPSVRIIGVQARLTPSAQAARETGRPVPVPSSATLADGINVTCLGQQTFPILQEYLDDLVLVSESEIADAVLLLLEKKKILCEGAGAVPAAALTQVLKDRNLGRRLVLLISGGNIDIPLLERVVQRGLINSHRLLTVRVILPDSPGSLGRLTTLLGQAGANILHLDHDRLGLDLPLKDTRVYLALETKGPQHCQEIRETLADAGYLVDNRV is encoded by the coding sequence ATGATAAGCCTGTCGGATATTCAAGCTGCCCAGGAACGCCTTTCGGGCCTGATAATTAGGACGCCATTGGTTTTTTCACAGACATTGAGTCGGATGTACGGCGTCCGGGTATTTCTCAAATTAGAAAACCTGCAGACCACCGGATCCTTTAAACTGCGGGGTTCGCTTAACAAGATCAAACTCTTGCCTAACGCCTCCCGGACGACCGGGGTAGTGGCGGCCTCGGCCGGCAATCATGCCCAGGGGGTGGCCTACGCCGCTTCGCTGGCGGGCATCCCGGCCACCGTTGTCATGCCCCAGTGGGCTTCGCTGTCCAAACAACTGGCCACCGAAGGCTACGGCGGCCTGGTGCTGCGGCATGGCCAGGACCTAACGGAGGCTCTGGCTAAGGCCCAAGAATTGGCCGATACCGGTCTTACCTTCATCCACCCGTACGATGATCCCCAGATCATTGCCGGACAGGGAACCCTCGGGCTGGAGATCATGGCCGATCTGCCGGAGGTGGAGACGATATTGATACCGGTGGGGGGTGGCGGCCTGGCTGCCGGCGTGGCCTTGGCGCTCAAGTCTATCAAGCCATCGGTCCGGATTATCGGGGTCCAGGCCCGACTGACGCCGTCAGCTCAGGCGGCTCGGGAAACAGGCCGGCCGGTACCGGTGCCTAGTTCGGCAACACTGGCCGACGGTATTAACGTCACCTGCCTGGGCCAGCAGACCTTCCCAATCCTGCAGGAATACCTCGACGACTTGGTTTTAGTCAGCGAATCCGAGATTGCCGACGCGGTGCTGCTGCTTCTTGAAAAAAAGAAAATCCTATGCGAAGGCGCCGGCGCCGTCCCGGCCGCGGCCCTAACTCAGGTCCTCAAGGACCGGAATCTGGGCCGCCGCCTGGTGCTGCTCATCAGTGGCGGCAATATTGACATCCCCCTCCTGGAGCGGGTGGTGCAGCGCGGCCTGATCAACTCCCACCGCCTGTTGACAGTTCGGGTAATCCTCCCCGACAGTCCTGGATCCTTGGGCAGATTGACAACTCTGTTGGGTCAGGCAGGGGCAAATATCCTGCACCTGGATCATGACCGGTTGGGTCTGGACCTGCCTTTGAAAGACACCCGGGTCTACCTGGCCCTCGAAACCAAAGGCCCACAACACTGTCAGGAGATCAGAGAGACCTTGGCCGATGCCGGGTACCTGGTGGATAACCGGGTTTGA
- the rpoZ gene encoding DNA-directed RNA polymerase subunit omega, giving the protein MARVTIEDCLEKVDNRFALVHLAAKRVRQLNKGAPVLLEERVKNKEIVVALREIAEGKVTSVKPGKPRVEKKSLLRLETTTS; this is encoded by the coding sequence ATGGCCCGAGTCACCATTGAAGATTGCCTGGAAAAAGTTGACAACCGTTTTGCTCTCGTGCATCTGGCCGCCAAGCGGGTGCGGCAATTGAATAAAGGCGCCCCGGTGCTCTTAGAGGAGCGGGTCAAGAACAAGGAAATCGTGGTCGCCTTGCGAGAAATTGCCGAGGGGAAAGTTACTTCGGTTAAGCCTGGCAAACCTCGCGTGGAGAAAAAATCACTTCTCAGGCTCGAGACCACAACATCATAG